In Coriobacteriia bacterium, a single window of DNA contains:
- a CDS encoding redoxin domain-containing protein: MNRQPEIGELAPPIKATTATGEPFDLAEHLGGYVVIWFFPRSNTPG, encoded by the coding sequence AGACAACCCGAGATCGGCGAGCTCGCACCACCCATCAAAGCGACTACCGCGACCGGCGAGCCGTTCGACCTCGCCGAGCATCTCGGCGGCTACGTGGTCATCTGGTTCTTCCCGCGCTCGAACACACCTGGTTGA